The genomic region ATCCATGTTGAGTCTCCTTGGTGTTTCATGTTACAACGAGTCGCCGCCGCTGCCGTCGTATTTTTCCCTCTGCTTCTAACTGCTGGAGAACTCTAGTCACCGTCACTCGGCTCGTACCCAGCGTCTGAGCCAACTGTTGATGGGTGAGTGGCAGCTCAAGCGTCTGCCCGTTGTCAACATTACGACCGAATTTTTGACTCAACCACACCAGGAGCTGCCACAATTTTTGAGATATAGGATTGATATGAATAATGCTCAGTAGTTCTTCAGTTTGCTGCTGGTGGTGAACGATCGCATCTGTTAATTGCACCCACTGATTGCGGTTCCAGCGACTGACTTCTACATTTGTTAGACAGTGGATTTCGTAGGGCTGCACTCGTGACAGTGCATGTCCTACAACATCTCCCGCTCCCCAGTAGCCCAAGCAAACCAACTCACCTTCATGACTCCAAGTAATGCTGCGGGCAACCCCGGATTCAATTTGCCATAAAACTTCTTGATTTTCTGGTAAGCGATCGCGGCGTTGAAACTGTAACTTAGTTGGGATCGCTGGAGATATCGTTACATCATCTCGGTTGCGATAAATAGGCTGGACGTAGCTCATCACTTTACACCAATAAACCACTAATGCAAGTTACTAGGAATAGCATTCATCTATGCTCAAACAAGGCAAGCAACTTAATTTGCTGACTGCTGACTACAAGCTAAATTCACAACAAAAGCTACTGCAAATTCAGTATTTCAAACCACGTTTGTTATTAAAAAAAAAATTTCTTAATAGAAAGGAATCTCAACTCCAGAACTTTTCTGAACTTTACTAGATTGACAAATGATGGCACTAACACTGAATTGACAAGATTTTAATTTGACCGGAGTATAGATGTGATAGCACCAGAAATCATACTTAACTCTCTCTGCTAACATCAGTCAGCTTGAAAATGAGATAAGGCAGCATGATGCAACCGCCTCAGTTAATAATCGGAAATCGGAACTTCAAGTGACATCAAAACTAAGGCTCCCTTTGAACTCATGATTTTTTTGGAGGATAAATGCAACAAAATTTTTCTAGTAATTCAGAAGAAAAAATTACTCTACCACTCATTCATACACTTGATAAAACCGAACTGACTTTTAGCCATGCTTTTTTTCAAACCGCTCAAACTTTATATAGTTATCTCCAAGATATTCAGCTTTTAAGTGCCTCAATCTTTAACATATCTACCGAGCCTTACACTATAGCTATAGTCAGTCTATTTTCTAAAATGATTCAAAGCTATTACTCTTATGTTCTACTGGAAATACACCGCGAACGTGTTGGTAGTCAAGTTTTAATCGAACATTTATATTCAGCGGCAATTACGCTCGTATATTTATTAGAAAACGCAGAAAGTCAGATTTTTGACGAATATGTTTCTGATTCTATTGGTCAAGCTTATATTTTATTACAGAAAATAGAAACACAATTACAACCGATTTCTAATAATTTAGAGTTGGCGCTGCTGTGTGAATGGTTGAAAACTTTTATGTCTAAATCCGAACTACTAGCAACCAATTGCCAGCTTCCCAACTTAACAGCAGATTTGTGGAACTTAGAAACATTTGATCTAACTAATCAACGTGCGGCATCAATGGGATTAGATTTTCTCAGCAATCCAGCGCGACAAATGGTACACAAGATTACACCGGGTAGCTGGCTAGACATTCGGATCAATTACTTCAATGCTATTCGTAGTCGGCAATCAGAGCTAAAGAAAATTGATTTTCAACAGTTACGTGATGCCAGCCATTTATGCTTACACGCAACTAAAGTATTTTTAGAGGAAGTTGATTGTTTCGCCGACAACAAAGCTGAAGTTCAACGAAAACAGCAAAGTTTAAGTAAATTCTTTGAATGGTTTTATCAGGCTCACCAAGTATACAGTTGCCATAATGGTGTTTCTCTAGAGCTAAATTAATATCGATCGCAGGCGTTAAAGGTTTTAGAAATACTGTTTTGTTGCGATCGCTGACTCTTCTATTCTCCTCATAATTGCATCCACAAGGGTGTTGACTCTTGTCTACCCAAATTGTTTGGTCACAATTTACTGCTAATACGTAATGCAGTCCTCACGCTTCAATAAATTGCCGTAGCCGAGGTCAGTGCCATACAGTGCATCAGCACACACCCACCTTGCCCCAACGCCTGCATCTATCGCTC from Chroococcidiopsis sp. SAG 2025 harbors:
- a CDS encoding Crp/Fnr family transcriptional regulator, coding for MSYVQPIYRNRDDVTISPAIPTKLQFQRRDRLPENQEVLWQIESGVARSITWSHEGELVCLGYWGAGDVVGHALSRVQPYEIHCLTNVEVSRWNRNQWVQLTDAIVHHQQQTEELLSIIHINPISQKLWQLLVWLSQKFGRNVDNGQTLELPLTHQQLAQTLGTSRVTVTRVLQQLEAEGKIRRQRRRLVVT